The following is a genomic window from Armatimonadota bacterium.
CTGCTACCGCCCTCACAGCATCGAGCGGCGCGCCGCCGTGCTGGATCGCTATCCCGAGGTGGGTTTAGTATTCGGCGATCTAGAGCTGTTCTTCGAGCCATCCGGCGTGAGGTGGAGATCGCTGACGGCGACCGAGTTCAAGGCCGGTTTCCGGCGTCTGCCCAGGCGAGCACTCGAGGCCGACGTATCCGTGCTGGAAGGAGATGTCCTGAGCACGCTACTGGTGGACCGATTCGTCACCATGCCGACCGCGATGGTGCGCCGTTCGTGCCTGGAGCGCTGGGGGGCGTTCGACGAAGGCCTGCGCATGCAGGAGGACATTGACCTGTGGCTGCGCCTGGCCGAGCGCGAGCGGTGCGCATACATTGACCAGCAGCTCGCCGACTGCCGCCAGCACGACAGCAACTTGTCCACGCGGTCGCTGCTGCGGGCGACGACGCAGATCCAACTCATACACAAGCTCATGACCAGCGCCGGACCAACATGGCGCTCGCGGGGGCGCCTGCTGCGGCAACAGCTCGGCATTTACCTGTTCGACCTCGGGTACGTGCGTTTCAAGGCGGAGGAGTACGCCGCGGCCCGCCGTGCGTTTGCACAGGGCCTCGCTTGCCGGCCCCACGACTGGCGGCTCTGGGCATACGCCGCTGCGGCGTGCTTGCCCGCGGCGGTGCGGGAAGCCGCGAAGGGCTGGAGGCGGAGGGTGCTGCGGCAGGATCGCGCCGAGGGGAGAGCAGCCAGCGGCGCCTGCGCGGTGGCGACGTCGCCGAAGAGTACGGCAAGCGCCCGTCGGGCGCGTGGGCGTCGCTGAGGCGTGCCAACATCTATGGAGCAGGCAGAGACAACCGGGACCGTCACCTCGACCTACGCGGAGATCGCCAAGGTCTTCCGCCACGCCATGGTGTACGGGGTCGCGAGCGTGACGAGCGGCGTGATCGGGTTCATCATGATCCCGGTGTACACGCGGTGCCTGTCGCCGGCCGAGTACGGGATCGTCGAACTGCTGCAGCTGACGTCAAACGTGCTCGGGATTGTGCTGGGAATGGGGTTCGGCACGGCGGTGCTGCGGTTCTACTTTCAGTACGACAGCGAACGCGACCGCCACGAGGTAATCAGCACCGCGCTGGCAGTCCTCGTCGCGGTCGGCACCGGGGTGACGATTCTGCTGCTGTTCGGCAGCGAGTGGCTGGGGCGGCTGGTGTTGGGGGAGTCCGGCTACGGGTTGTTCGCCGCGCTGATGCTGCTCACCAGCTTGTTCGGCCTCGTGCTCATCGTACCCCTGGCCTACGTGCGTGCTTTGGAGCGATCGGCGCTCTACGGGGGCATCGCCATCGGGCGCCTGCTGCTGGGCCTGACGCTCAATATCGTGTTCGTCGTAGTGCTGCGGATGGGCGTCCTCGGAGTGTTGCTGAGCGCCTTGGTGGTGGCGCTTGTGTCGGCGATCGGGTTGCTGGGTGGGACGCTGCGGAAGGTTCGACTGGCCGTGTCGCGCGTCAAGCTCCGGCAGATGGCGACGTACGGAGGGCCGTTGGTGCCGGCCAGCCTCTCGATGTTTGTCCTTCACTTCGCCGACCGTTTCTTCCTCGAGCGCGCGGCGAGCCTGGAGCAGGTGGGTCTTTATGCGCTGGGCTACAAGTTCGCAATGATGCTTCCCATGCTGGTGATGGAGCCCTTCGGATTGGTGTGGGGGGCAGCGATGTTCGCCGTCGCCAAGCGGGACGACGCGCGCGACATCTACGGCAAGGTGTGCACGTACTTCTTCTGCGTCGCCACCTTCTTCGCTCNNNNNNNNNNNNNNNNNNNNNNNNNNNNNNNNNNNNNNNNNNNNNNNNNNNNNNNNNNNNNNNNNNNNNNNNNNNNNNNNNNNNNNNNNNNNNNNNNNNNGAGCGCGACCTGTACCGTACGCGCGTCCTCGCGACCGGGGCGAACTATGTCAGCCGCCCTGCCGTGGAACGGCCGACGCGTCTCACGGGCAAGCTGCGGTACAAGATGACGGCTCAGCCGTGCACGGTCGCCGGCACAGGTGACCGGCTCGACGCACAGTTCGATGACCCCCAGCGCGCCGTGACCCCGGGTCAAGCGGCTGTATTCTACGACGGCGATGTGGTGGTTTGCGGCGGCACCATCGAACGGCAGGCAGTCTAGAGGGTCCCGCGCACCCAATACCCCTGCCCCGGAGCGAACATCAGCCCTGAGACTCTCTGCGTACGAGTGTGTGCACGAGGACTGTTGGCGGCAGAGCGACTCTTCCGTGCCGGCGGAGACTCCGCAGCGCCGTTCTGGAGAACATTCCTTGCATACGGCAGGCGGTGACCGTCGAGCCGAGGGCAACGCGAAGGGGTTTTGCGCGTTGACCGGACACGCGG
Proteins encoded in this region:
- a CDS encoding oligosaccharide flippase family protein, with the translated sequence MEQAETTGTVTSTYAEIAKVFRHAMVYGVASVTSGVIGFIMIPVYTRCLSPAEYGIVELLQLTSNVLGIVLGMGFGTAVLRFYFQYDSERDRHEVISTALAVLVAVGTGVTILLLFGSEWLGRLVLGESGYGLFAALMLLTSLFGLVLIVPLAYVRALERSALYGGIAIGRLLLGLTLNIVFVVVLRMGVLGVLLSALVVALVSAIGLLGGTLRKVRLAVSRVKLRQMATYGGPLVPASLSMFVLHFADRFFLERAASLEQVGLYALGYKFAMMLPMLVMEPFGLVWGAAMFAVAKRDDARDIYGKVCTYFFCVATFFA
- a CDS encoding tRNA 2-thiouridine(34) synthase MnmA, with protein sequence ERDLYRTRVLATGANYVSRPAVERPTRLTGKLRYKMTAQPCTVAGTGDRLDAQFDDPQRAVTPGQAAVFYDGDVVVCGGTIERQAV
- a CDS encoding glycosyltransferase; amino-acid sequence: MSTTSVIIATYNYGRFLGDCLRSVLDQTAEPLEVIVVDDGSTDETSEVVASFGDRVRYLRQHNQGPGAARNRGLELAQGDYIAFCDGDDCYRPHSIERRAAVLDRYPEVGLVFGDLELFFEPSGVRWRSLTATEFKAGFRRLPRRALEADVSVLEGDVLSTLLVDRFVTMPTAMVRRSCLERWGAFDEGLRMQEDIDLWLRLAERERCAYIDQQLADCRQHDSNLSTRSLLRATTQIQLIHKLMTSAGPTWRSRGRLLRQQLGIYLFDLGYVRFKAEEYAAARRAFAQGLACRPHDWRLWAYAAAACLPAAVREAAKGWRRRVLRQDRAEGRAASGACAVATSPKSTASARRARGRR